The genome window CTTGAAGTTTGGGCATTATACTTACCAATGTAAAAATCCAATGCCTTATGTTCCTCGGCCATCACGAACAAAGCAGCTTGAGATGGGGGCCGTAGGACGTGACAAGCCCAGTGTTGAGACTCCGGAAGAATTCAAGACTTCAGGCAAAGGAATTGCAGACAAAATTCTGGCggcaaaagaggaagacaggaaaaagagggaagaagatgcaaagagagcgaagagcaagggaaaaaaaaggagaagcaggTCAGTTTGCATAAATACATATGACAAACCCATGCTTATAGATATATCATGGTTAAGCTACTCTTCCGACTCCGATTCAGCCTCCGGCTCAGATTCCAGCTCTAGCTCAGGTAGTTCGCGATCTCGGACCCGTCGACGACGCCGAtattcttcatcttcatcgagCTCTTTCGCGCGTCGTCGCTCTGCTTCTCCCCGTCGAAAGCAAAAGGATTCGGATGACGACGAGTCAAAACGCAGGTCTCCTTCGATTTCGAGATCACCCTCTAGAAGCCCGCCCAGACGTAGGAGGGCATCATCTGAGGAGAGCAGATGATCGCATATATGGAACCATCTGGGCATGCATGATTGTACAACAACAGGATCTACCATCTAAAATTCAGTCTTCTCCTGTGGGGCAGgttgctcttcctcctcatcaaccttGGCTTCAAGTTCGTCTTGCCTTTCCTCGGGAGTGGTCTCTCCCGTGCTAGGGGGTGGAGGTAGCACTTCCTCGTAAAACTTGCTCAATTGCTCTGTGTCTGAACAGAAGTCTTCTAACTCCTTTCTTAAGGCTCGAGCTTCGTCGACTCTGTTTCCCACACCCTTTCTAGTAGGAGCCGACACCACCAATCGATTGTCACTCCATAAGAACCCTGCCTCGCCGCCAACACACTGAACTAAAGCTAATCCTGTCTTGTGACAGAATTGCGAATAGGTATATTTGACATCGTCTTTGCGGTATGAGTATACGACCTCAATGTTCTCTGGGTATCGGTCTGTAGCTTCGACATCGAGGACGAAGCCAAACTTCTTAGTAAGGATTGAATACTCAAAGTAATTCTCCGCTTGGCCGGTACCGTGAGCAACAGCAACCAGTCTAGTATGAAGATCCGGGATTATTGGAGGAGCAAGTGCAAGGCGGATAGGGATGGGTGTACGATAAACGCACTTTTTGGGGATATCTGCAATTTGCTCAACTGGGGTCTCGACGAAGCGAAGGCCATATCGTTCTGCTTGGGCTGAAAGTTTTTGACGCAATTCCTCCAAAAGGGCAGCAGTAACACCCAGCCAATTAAGCTCAAAGTGGAAACTATAATATTGTCAGCTTTGGATCGGATGCAAATGACTGAGACTCACGCATTCCTCGCGTTGTGAACAACATCGGCGTGCAGGATGGCCACCTCTGCTCTGTCACTCTTTCGGCCGGGATCAAGGTCCAACACCCTTTTCTGAGTCATCAtgatctttctctttttcccgCCATTCTTAAGCTCGCCTTTATGCACTTTCAAGTAGATCTTAGCCAGTTGGGACTGATCTTGCTCGCCGACAACAGGATCCTTTCCAGATTGGGAGGTAGTGAGATCAGTTGTAGCTTGACTGGGATCGGCAACGGCAGCGGCGATGACggtagaggaggaggtttgTGAGCCTGTCAAGCTTGGAGGTGCTGCACGTGATCCTTTGGAGCCCGTTGAAAACCACGATTTGTTcttgctctccttcttaGCCAAGTGACTGTACATATGGTTGTAGGGTTCTCGAAGCCGATAATACAAATGCCAGTAGTCCAGGAAACCATGTGACTTGGTGACATGTTCTGCGTTGCCGTTAGACGATTATGTCAGACAGGAAACGGTCCCACATACCAATCAAACCCTTGTTCGTCAGCTCAGCCGCCCATTCTTGTGCCTTCTCTCTGCTAGTAACATCCTCGAACGTATTTTGCAGCCATTCCCTCAGCTCAAAACCATTGAAAGACGATACATGTTGCCTCGCTGTGACATATCAATTACTGCCGTTTATAAGATCGAAATACACTCACACTCCCACCATCGTGTCCTAATCACTAAACCATTGTCTGGTTGGCACATTAATTCGGCCACGTTCGCCAAGGTCATACcctcaagcttcttctttttatcCCGGGACGAGTCGCCATGTATTTGTCTGGCCAAGTCCATCATTAACTCCTCGTCTAACACACATGTCGATGGATCAAATGTGGTGGCGACGATTTTGAGGGATCTTTGTTGAGGCGTGCCTTCGGGTCGCTTAAGCAAATACCGATTGAGGGTTTCTATCACCTTTTGGGCTCCCAGCCACAAAAGATCATTAGATCCGAGGTTTTCGTTCTTGGGCATGAGACCAGGGAATGTGGGAGGTTCACGTCCCGATggaatgaggatgaagcgaGTTCGCCAGTGACGAAGCGGTCCAAAGTCGGTACGTTCGCCGTTGATGAGATGATCAAGGTGATTATAATTGATCTTCATCGAAACATCCTGCCGTTCTCTAATCAGCATTGTCCTGTCAATGAACATATGCACTCACAGGATATGCAAATGTAGCAAAAGCTTCCTGATAACCCTTCATTCCGCTCGGCCATACAAGTCCTTTCCACTGTACCGATTCAGTTTGGTGTGTAATCTTTCGCGTCATCCAATGCACTACGATTTCAGGCTTTGTTGGATGAAACAAGAGTCGATGAATATGATTAGCCCATGAGAGCCAGATTGCTCCCTGTCCTTTCTTCAATACCTCAGAAGCGCCCCCTGAAACTAACTCTACGCCAATGTCAGCGTCCTTTTCGAGATGAATGGGCAATGGTCGAGGCTTTTCTGGCTCGGTCAATTCGTGCGGTTGAACGATGACCTGGAAGTTCTCTGCCACCTAGCTGTCAACAAACCATCCAAATGATATAAGCGGACCTACGTGAAAGTCTCTGAGacaccatctctctcatcatTGCCAACGACAAATTAATCTCCGCAGCATCACTTCTGATCAAAAACtggccttcttccaaataACATTGTACTGTATACGTTCCCGTCGTGTACAGCTCATCACTCTGCTTTTGATCGGGTAAAAAATCTGTAGTCAACGGCAGACATGCAGGTGCAATGAGGCTAGGCCACTGAACAATGTGCTGTTGCGTCAAAGTTGGTAGGACGAACCGCCATCGACGACCGCCGGCGTCACGGACGCGATCTATAGTTTCAGCGGAGGGCTTGCAAGGATTGACCGTAAAGTGTCGAGAAGACTGAACGAGGGCGTTGCTCTGGGcacgaagagaagagtcTTCGGGGGAGCGGGATAAACCATGCCCTTTGTTACGGAGAGATCGCGACAaggcatcttcttcactcgGCGAGGGGAGACGAGAAGCTGGAGGAGCTACAATGGGTAAAGGTTGTGTACCTTGGGCTTGGGTCTGAGACTGTGTCTGGATACTCTTCACAGGTTTGAGAGGAGGTTTTTGACCacgagaaggagaaggggtaCTGGGTGTGATGATTGGCTTCGGATTAGGTCCTCCTTTTGATGTCCTTCCCCTAAGTGATCcaacagaaggagaaggcgagcTGGGTCTGTTGTCATCACCGGTCGCGACATCTGTCCTTGCCACATTTTCCATCGCTGGTACGGCAAAACTTGGTTTGGAGGCTGTCAGCAGTGGCTTGAAACTGTTGAATACCCAGCTCGGAATAAAACCTTTACTAGGTTGGTTCCTGAGACTCCTTGCAGGAGTGCCCTTTGGGGTTGAGGCCCCAGAACCTGAGTATTCGCGGTTAGTCGTATTTGACCTGACTGACCTTCGAGCTGGAGACGAGTTTCGCTCGATCAAGGCAGAAACGGGCAAAGAGTCACCAGGAGGCAAGGGTAAATCGCCATGTTCTCTTgtgggagggagaggtggaACGGGCGAAATGGAACGCGCCATAGTGGTCGGCGATCCGGGGCAGCTATCTGTAAGTAGAGATGACGAGTCTTTGTTGAACCCATTCGCAACGGCAGATGTCTGTACGACTTGAACCATTTTGGTCGGCGATCGCGACCTTCTCGagctccttctcaatgACAATGACGATGGTTCTGGGGAAGGGCTCCCGGGTGTCGTTTTTTTGCCCAGATTAATGTCATCAAATTCACTCGATGCCTTAATGGGCGGTAACTGGGATGAGTTTACAATGTCCGATCCTTTTGGTTTCGACAATGACATGGAGCTAGCGCTCCCTTTGGCTTTCTCGGCCAATAACCTGGCAGACTGATAGCTAGCCGTGACACTTGCCGGCGCCGAGTCAAGAGGCGAAGATCCTACCTTGACTGAATCAGGAACCCCACCAAAGATGGATTGGTCAAACGATTCCCTGATGGCTTTTCTATCATCGACTGTAAGCGGCCGCCGAGGCATGGGTGTATCGTCGATATTGAGAAGGGGAACCGTGACAGTGGTAAGGTTATGATCTAGGATACCGAGCATCTGGATGTCGTACATCTTGCAGCGGGCAACAAATCGATCTTCGCGAAAAGGCTTGTCGTGCGTTACGGCATAGAAAGATGTGCTGACCCATGAAGGCAGAGCTACAACTCAACGGTAAATAAATGTCTGAGCGCCAAACATGGAGACCTTACAGTAGCAGTCGGCAAGCTCAGTATCCCTGGCTTGCGACGAATTAGCATCAAAGTACAACAAATCCGGAACGACCGGTCTAGCCTTTGCGGTTATTCCATCTTCGTGCTGGACAGGTTCTTTGGGCCTGTGGGACACATAGCTGAAAAGCGGTACACTATGTAGTGGCATCTTGGTAAGACAAACAAAGTCGACGCTCATACCATGGTCGACCATTCTTTCCGTTGTCAAACGTAATAGATTCTTGTCGACTGCAAAGTGACCGGTACTTGGGGTCACCACTGTAATGGACAGACCGGTACGGGACAGATCACGGTCGACATAATGCTCGTCGAAAGGATTTAGGGCGAGGTTGATGGCTTCGAGGACATTACCTTGGTAGGCGAAACACCATTTGCCGACGATttttacttcttcttccgcaaCACCTTTCGCTTTCAGCAATCCTAGATGGTAATCCAGAAGTATTTCCCTTTCGCTTTTTTCCAGTTGCCTCTTGATCTCAGGTAAAGAGCTCATCCAATCGTTTCGCCGCTCAAGATCGACAGCGACCTTGAAGAAATCTTTATACCATTGGCCAGAGTAGTCCTGGCTCAGCATATTGACCATGTCATGTTTGCGAAGGTACTCGACCTCATCATCGCGGTAAAATATGCGAGAGAAAAATATGATGGTGACAACATGAGAGGTACCTTTGTCAGCCCATCGGGCAAAAAGCTCTGGTAGGTAACCTGATATCATCTTAGCTGATTCATTCTGTATAAAGCAAGGAAATCTCACCATGGACCACTTTCTCGACAtatctctctccatcctcatcgaaCTGCCAGGTCTCTTCACAAAGCTGAATAAACAGATACGCTTGCGCACTTTTACTTCTAAAAATGGTCTTTGTCTTGGCAGTAACGATGCCGCTGGAGTACCTTTTGGGTTTGCCGATGCCGTCCTTGGATTTCTCCTCGCGGATAATAAAATTGACCTCGGCTCGAACAGCCCCACCAGCAAGAGAAACCTTTTCGCCCACGTGCAGGGTAGTGCCCTCAAGCGACATACCAAGACGCCACATGTCGGCTCGACCAAGGTACTGTGAAAAGTAAAATTCAACATAGTCTGCATGAGCAGACTCCTTGTCGTGAACCTAAGTACCCGTCAGACAGATTGCTAACGGATTGACCGAGATAAGGACCTACTTTTCGGACTTCCACCTCTAGTCTATTTTGAAAACCAAATGCTGTCGCGACCGAGTCAGGTACTTGGATTTGGTGTATATTTGCTGTAGGActatcttctccaagcCTGAAAACGTaaccttctcttcccttgccAGTCTTCACATCTTCCAGAGCTGGCGGCCTTTTGACCTTTTTTGGCTTTTCTCCCTCCATTCCCTGAATACACGTAGAAGCGGTGGGAACTTTAAGTTGTGTCCGGTTTAATTGACGGATTTCAAGATAGTCCCCTGGCTGAACACTCCACGGCAACGCGGCATAGTTGATAGTGACCTGGGATGAAGGGGCATTAGGAGAGGCAGCAGAGGATGGCAATGGCGAAGGATGGGCAGGGTTGGCACTTGCACCCGTATTGTGGAGTAGAGGTTTGTAGGTGTATAGAAGCAAGGCAACACTATCTTTGTCTTTATTTAAGAGCGATAGATCCAGTACCCCCCCTTCCATACTGCCTTTTGTAGGCACAGCAGGAGCGGAGGGCATGGAGGTGATggcaggtggaggtggacTGGGCCATGATGTTGCTCGCATATGGTCCGCACTTGTCTCTCGCAACTTAGGCTTTATGATGCTTCCGGCCAAGCTCGACAGTGCTTCTGTGGCAGCGGACGCTTGAGGATTAGTTGTTACtcgaaaggaagaagcagcgATATCGACGGCCGGTGGACCCGCTTGTACGCTTCCTAGAGGGAGAGGCCCAGTTCCAACTATAGTCGAAGACCTTGTACGGGCCTTCGGCGGCCTTGAAGCGGACTCTGGGGCTATTTTATACCATGAGCATTCATCGCGAATTCGTTTAATATCTTTCTAATGTACTTACTAGGGGGAGGCATAGTAGATGGGACTGGGTAAGTTACAGAATGACAAGAGGCTTGGTTGGGCACCTCGTGAGTTTTCAAGAAATAACTAGCGTGGGCTGGCCATCCATTACAAAACGATTGCTGACGTTGAACTGGAGCACTGGCTGTTTCCTTAACGCTTTGATGAAGTGATCTTGGTGATGTCCGTTGGGTGTTGCTAATGCGTTGACGGTTGATTTATTCGTTCCACATGTCGATGTAGTTAGTATTACTACGTTATCCTATATCGGTCGTGCCGACCTCCACCACGATGGCTTCTAAAATGGGTGCATAATCAAATTCTTAAATAAAGGCACGGCGAGTCTGCGGAatcaacaaaaacaaaaaggcCCGTCAAAAAGGGAGCGGCCACTGTCCGAGGATAATAATTAACGATAATAATTGCTTAATAATGCTGTGTGACGCACAAGCGGCGACGACGCGGGCTGGTATGCGAGATGCGAAGTCCGAGAGCGCGAATCCAGTGGGAGGAAATATTATTGCACGAGAACATAACAGCCAGGAAACAgacaggaaggaaggacgaaggagagagggaaagcgCAATAATCCATCCTCAACTCTTAGCCTAACACAATCAGCGATGGCTGACTTTTGACCGCATAATTCATCATTCAACTCATTCCCCCCTTCAGCAATGTCGTTCGTATCTTCGGAAGCGACAAACGCAATCGCGTCCTCATCAACTGCCCATATTGGCTCTGCCAACTCGAAGACAAGGTACAGACTCGACAATGCACCAGGATATCACTCCAGCCCTCTATCTAGTGATTGCAGACCATTGCCAAGGTCGGCGAGGGAGAAACGGAGGGTCGCGCGCAAGTCGAAAAAGCTcagatggaggaaaggattAGTTACTGAGGCTTTCCGCAAGTTTGGCGAGCATTGCGCGAGAAATCAAGTGAGTGAACAAGAGTACATATGTGTGATGCCATGCTGATTTGTATAAGATACGAACGCTTCTCATTGACTGTCTTGTCATGACCAATTTATTTTATCCTTCCTTGGCGCTCTATCTCCCGAAAAAGTTCTCTCCCCCGAGCCCACACGCCGCTCAGAACACTCACTGGCCACCTTTGGACAATGATGCCACATTGTCATACCCCACCAATGCAGACCATCCGCTATCTTTGTCTACTTTAGGGTGTCTTTTCCCCTCACCTCCGCCGTTACTACCCCGTTTGACATGGGCTGGTTGGTGGAGCAGCGGTACTCCGGAACGCGAAGATGACGGGTGGACAGCAACAAGAGCCATACCTGGTGCGACAGAGCTAGGGGAAGgacaaaatgatgaagtcTGGGTTATGCGAGTCGGATGGGCCGATGTCGAAGACGTCCTCGATCGACAGGTTGAGGATGGCGAACGGAAatggggagagagagatcaCCACCTCTTAGAGCTGGTACAAAATGTGGCCGAAAATTGGGAGAGTCAAGGTCCCTCTAGCGGCCAGAGATGCGTCCGTCAGCTCAGATCCTCGACCTCTatcaaagaggagaatgttGACTCAGAGCCCCCGCCATGTTATGTCCTGTCGCCCTCTCCAGATATCTTGGATTCCACGAAATCAGTAGCAATGTCCAATCTCGCTCATTTCGACCATGGAATGTCAGCCTCACCGGATAGTGTGCCTTTAAGACGGTCTCCTAACGCAGACAGCATCTATCACACTTTTGCGGCGTTGTTCCATGTGCCACAAAATTCAACCTCTGCATTTGAACAGCGGTGGCAGAGCGCCATGTCAGATGTTGCGAAAGAAGTAGAGGGAGAATTATTTGTGGAGGCCAAAGGACCGAGAGTCGGTAATCAAATCGGCGAGTGGTTTATCTCTGTAAAGCatttctcctcatcaaacTATCATAGCCAAGCTAATACTTGGCATAGTacacttcttcccctctttctcaCCGAACAAACGTAACTGGTGCGATTTCATCTGACCATGCTGAAATCATCTCgtcatctcctcccacgATAATCATCGTTCTTTACGCTatcctcttcaccacccTTATAGTTCAACTCTCCAATGCCTCCAAAGTCCATTCCCGATTTGGTCTTGCTTTTACTGGCGTCGTGCAGCTATGCTGTTCATCCGTTATGTCTTTCAGTGTCCTGGCTCTGCTAGGTTGGAATGGGTGGAGTGACCCCCATGGGAAAAGTAGTTTGCCAACATATGTTTTACCCTTTGTCATCGTTGTAGTTGGTGCGGAGAACATGTCAACCCTCGTGAGTGCTTGTTTCCTGCATGAAAATATTCCACTGATACAACTTAGACAAAAGCAATATTCTCAATACCCTTCACTCACTCTGTTCCCGTAAGAATAGGGCTTGGTCTGAGCAAAGTTGGAACTACCATTGCGCTCACTTCATTAACGGATCTTAGTATCTTGGGTGTTGTCTGGCTTTGTGTCAATCTTCAGCCTGTTAGAGagttttgcctttttgcGGCTGTTGTCATCGTGACCGATTGGTTCATGCTTCAcacattcttcttgaccgTAAGTCAAAATCAGTCATAAAAGTAAGGACGATGCTAAATGCAGGACCACAGGTCTTGTCAATCGATGCTCAAAGACTCGAGCTTGCCGATGTTTTGGCCTCGAACAAAGTCGGCATGGTTTCCCCGGTGGAATCTAAGGGAGAAAAAGATGCTGAGAATGAAAACCAAGGAGTCCTTTGGAAAAAAATGCTGAGGGCTAGAACAACTAAGAGTGGAAGTTTGTTACTAGTAAGCTTCTTAGCTCAATCAATAAACATAACTGATTGAGACATTTGATTCAGCTGCTTTTTACTGTGGGGCTACTATACTGGTTGACTGAACGGCATCGTTCACCCCTCAACACCACTGCAAGTCTTTACGGGTACACACCTGCTGCCCGACCTACTTCTGTTATTAGCACCCCAACCCCAACGGCGTCCCTTTTTATCAGTAGCCCTGAAGCAATTTCCCTGTTGTCGTCTGCTGAACAACTTTGGCACGCCCTCAACCCAGAAGGATGGCCGTTCGCACACGTCATAGTCCCTCCCGCTTCGATATTTGTGCTTCCCAAATTCGGGCATTCTATGCGACCAGGGGACATTCGCAAGCTCTCGCTTCCAGCCAGCCGTCTCCTTATCCCTCGACTGAAAGCGTTGTtctacatcttcaaggtgtTGGTTCTTCCACAGGCGGTTACAGCTGGCGCCTTGTATGCGCTTTTGCTGTATTTGCTCAAAGACTCTGATCTCCTTGATGCTCAACGGAACCGACTAGGGAGAATAGACGGCGTGCATGAGGATGATACGGATTTTCCGGGATCAACAAAGAATGCTAACGGTTTGTTGAACTGTCTCCGAGCACGAATGTTACCGTGCAGCCATGAAGCCGATGTGGATGTCATCGCATCCAGCTCTGACGGACGCATTGCTGTATCAGTGGCCATTGATAATTCTGTGTGTCTTTGGAGGTTTTCAGATAACTCTGGAAGCGGAACTCGCGAGCCCCTGCCAACTGTTGAACTAGATCGAGGAGACGCTATTGTTGCAGCTGCTGTGAGTGAGGATGGTAAGAATGTTGCCGTGTGCACCAGCTCGGCGGTGGTACAGATATGGGAGGTGCCCAGAGAGGGTACGGTTGTGCCTCTACAAACTCGGAAGACCGAGCAAATCTTCACCGCGAAGATTTTGGGGATGGCGTTCGATGAAATTGCCCCTGGCATCGACGACCCTTTCATAGCTAATGAGCTGGCGATCGAGGAAGGGCGCAAGACAATGTCTGTGATGATCGGATGTGGGGACGGTTCTGTTGTGGCGATAACCGAGGGGGACGCCAAGGCGGTCATTCCTGCACAGGATAAGGGTGCTTATTCATCTTGTCGAGTCCTCTTCATGAGAGGCATCGACGGCGCCTTAAACATCCTAATCGCTAAATCACACGACATTTGCATCTGGCGAAAATCCACCTCTGGATGGGAATCGTCCTCTCGTATTGCTGACCTTCCCGATGAAGATCGTATCACTGCTCTCTCACCCCTCAACGCCGAGTTGCCGGGTGTCGTTGCTGTCGGTCATCGATCTGGTAATATCACGATCTATGACGAATCACACGGTCAGCTGGAATTGGTCCCGCAAGGTGCGCCGGTAGAAGGTATACGCAAGATCCAGCTTGTAAAGCCTTCAAGCATGAGATGTGTAGGGTGTGGCCTGCAGTCTGCAGAGGGCTACGCAGTCATCTCGTCCACTCCGTCCCAGGTGTCCATCGATCGTATCGCACCTCGTACTTCAATCCCCACGTTTTGTCGTTGTACACGACGATTGTTGTCTACGGATGATGTCCCTGCTCCCATGCATCGCCCCGACTCGCCACAGCGTAGCAAAGCCAATACTCTCATCGTCCCTCCGGTTGCCTTTCGACAGCGTCCTACACCTGGATCATCCCCGCATAAGTCAATCTCTTTACTCCCACCTGTCTCGAACGGTGAAttccccctttcctctcaCGGCTCTGCGCGCCGATCGAGCAATATTCatagagaagatgattctCTCAAAATAATACCCTCTCCTCACGATCGCTCTGCCTTGTCTAACATAGGTGGATGTAACGGCCTCGTCTCCCCAAGTGGTGGTATGGAAGTAACATCTTTGGGAGGGGTCAGTGCTCAAGGTGCAAGCGATGGCGGTTGGGCGATACTCGATGGGGATGTCCTTGTCGGTATCAGGAGAGGACGGGAAGGCATCGACGATGCACAATGGCAAGTTTGGAGCGTAGACATGACCGCGCCATGGGACATAGCTGGCTTGGTTGTGGATACCATTGATTTGTCAGAGCTTCAACAGCGAACATTTGAGGTTGATTGTACGGTTGGAGGGCAGGCATCTGGAGGCGGAAGCACCAATGGAATTGTGTCGATGCGTGATAGAAGGACTGAGAGGCTTTTGAGTCTGGATGGCCGAGCGAGCTTCCCAGAGCGGGTGGGTTCATTCGCTGTGCCCACATATGAGTCCCTGGGCTATGTTGAAGTCGTGGGGATGAACATCCTGGGTACGAAAGGGATGATAGGGGGTTTTGGGAATAGATTGGGAACGATTACCCTTGAGAGACTTGACGAAAAGAAAGTCACAGGGAGGAGTAGCATGGATGGTCAgctggggatggggattgGAATGGGAGGACTGACGCCTACTCGAAGGCAGTCATTATTTCCACTCACACCCCCACCGCCTTCAGCCATGCGGAGGATGAATTCTCCCACAGAAAACGGAGGTGGGTTGCTAACCGTAGATATACTAGGAAGAAAAAATTCAGAATAACCGTATTGGGCATTGTTATCAATATATTTCCTGCCATAGCATCATTGATAAAATTGTTGTAAATATTTATGGTAATTATGGTATGCAACTTCACACTTTGCAACCAACTTCAGAGGACTGTGCGTATTGATATATTATTACATGCTCTATATAGAAGAGCCAGAATACCACTCAAACCAGAAAGGAAACAACATCGTAAAGGATGAATGACGGATGGCGTGGGATGAGTGCAAGAAGCGCCATGGAGTCTGATGTGGAAGGAGTGACTATCGTCTCTATAGAAGACAGGGTGTTACATGGCAAGCTCGGCCTGAAGTTGACGAAGCTGggcttcttcgtcgtcctcgtcttcttccactgcGACACCTACGACGTTATAACTGTCAGCGATTCCCAAGCTAACGGGCGAACAATAAATGAAGGACTTACGGCCCGTTGTTTGCCCAACGGGAGATGCAGGAAGGTGACTTGGCACACGGTCTGC of Cryptococcus tetragattii IND107 chromosome 3, whole genome shotgun sequence contains these proteins:
- a CDS encoding vacuolar membrane-associated protein IML1, translated to MPPPTPESASRPPKARTRSSTIVGTGPLPLGSVQAGPPAVDIAASSFRVTTNPQASAATEALSSLAGSIIKPKLRETSADHMRATSWPSPPPPAITSMPSAPAVPTKGSMEGGVLDLSLLNKDKDSVALLLYTYKPLLHNTGASANPAHPSPLPSSAASPNAPSSQVTINYAALPWSVQPGDYLEIRQLNRTQLKVPTASTCIQGMEGEKPKKVKRPPALEDVKTGKGREGYVFRLGEDSPTANIHQIQVPDSVATAFGFQNRLEVEVRKVHDKESAHADYVEFYFSQYLGRADMWRLGMSLEGTTLHVGEKVSLAGGAVRAEVNFIIREEKSKDGIGKPKRYSSGIVTAKTKTIFRSKSAQAYLFIQLCEETWQFDEDGERYVEKVVHGYLPELFARWADKGTSHVVTIIFFSRIFYRDDEVEYLRKHDMVNMLSQDYSGQWYKDFFKVAVDLERRNDWMSSLPEIKRQLEKSEREILLDYHLGLLKAKGVAEEEVKIVGKWCFAYQGNVLEAINLALNPFDEHYVDRDLSRTGLSITVVTPSTGHFAVDKNLLRLTTERMVDHGMSVDFVCLTKMPLHSVPLFSYVSHRPKEPVQHEDGITAKARPVVPDLLYFDANSSQARDTELADCYSLPSWVSTSFYAVTHDKPFREDRFVARCKMYDIQMLGILDHNLTTVTVPLLNIDDTPMPRRPLTVDDRKAIRESFDQSIFGGVPDSVKVGSSPLDSAPASVTASYQSARLLAEKAKGSASSMSLSKPKGSDIVNSSQLPPIKASSEFDDINLGKKTTPGSPSPEPSSLSLRRSSRRSRSPTKMVQVVQTSAVANGFNKDSSSLLTDSCPGSPTTMARSISPVPPLPPTREHGDLPLPPGDSLPVSALIERNSSPARRSVRSNTTNREYSGSGASTPKGTPARSLRNQPSKGFIPSWVFNSFKPLLTASKPSFAVPAMENVARTDVATGDDNRPSSPSPSVGSLRGRTSKGGPNPKPIITPSTPSPSRGQKPPLKPVKSIQTQSQTQAQGTQPLPIVAPPASRLPSPSEEDALSRSLRNKGHGLSRSPEDSSLRAQSNALVQSSRHFTVNPCKPSAETIDRVRDAGGRRWRFVLPTLTQQHIVQWPSLIAPACLPLTTDFLPDQKQSDELYTTGTYTVQCYLEEGQFLIRSDAAEINLSLAMMREMVSQRLSQNFQVIVQPHELTEPEKPRPLPIHLEKDADIGVELVSGGASEVLKKGQGAIWLSWANHIHRLLFHPTKPEIVVHWMTRKITHQTESVQWKGLVWPSGMKGYQEAFATFAYPDVSMKINYNHLDHLINGERTDFGPLRHWRTRFILIPSGREPPTFPGLMPKNENLGSNDLLWLGAQKVIETLNRYLLKRPEGTPQQRSLKIVATTFDPSTCVLDEELMMDLARQIHGDSSRDKKKKLEGMTLANVAELMCQPDNGLVIRTRWWESRQHVSSFNGFELREWLQNTFEDVTSREKAQEWAAELTNKGLIEHVTKSHGFLDYWHLYYRLREPYNHMYSHLAKKESKNKSWFSTGSKGSRAAPPSLTGSQTSSSTVIAAAVADPSQATTDLTTSQSGKDPVVGEQDQSQLAKIYLKVHKGELKNGGKKRKIMMTQKRVLDLDPGRKSDRAEVAILHADVVHNARNAFHFELNWLGVTAALLEELRQKLSAQAERYGLRFVETPVEQIADIPKKCVYRTPIPIRLALAPPIIPDLHTRLVAVAHGTGQAENYFEYSILTKKFGFVLDVEATDRYPENIEVVYSYRKDDVKYTYSQFCHKTGLALVQCVGGEAGFLWSDNRLVVSAPTRKGVGNRVDEARALRKELEDFCSDTEQLSKFYEEVLPPPPSTGETTPEERQDELEAKVDEEEEQPAPQEKTEF